In one Massilia endophytica genomic region, the following are encoded:
- a CDS encoding HDOD domain-containing protein, translating into MAINLEPRPVRGNLLKKLTGDEGLFALGGAVARVVELVDSEDQGTNSLAYYVLSDVALTQRVLRLANTPQYRTASGTPVTTISRAISLLGFDSVKTTALAMLLVDTLDNSKHAQSVRVELEASLCASLAGREASRSGPFAGAEEASIGALFRNIGPLLVASREHERFREIEQLVASGEYTQAQASQYILGSSYDSLSAAILREWRIPEVIVRSLAPLPPGPLKPARDKDEWTRQVVSFGNDVARPLLRKGGPRPDELQAMRQRYGDALNLGREQMATLFASVRKSMASLLDSMQLAPQAGAEPEAPGLPDVLASATMDTGIQQTGGAHPSGKPFDARDRLLAGVQEVTSLRVAGRAKVNELIHVVLDTLYRGMGFRFATVCLKDVQSGQYRARIAFGEDYGRRQIGFCFGAEGEDLFHLAMSNDADLMISDASAAKIQALLPDWHRRLLPDARSFIVLPLVVDGKRLGLFYADRSVPAPEGVPPDEASLIRALKGQVLLALGGS; encoded by the coding sequence ATGGCAATAAATTTGGAGCCCCGGCCGGTCAGGGGAAACCTGCTGAAAAAGCTCACGGGCGATGAGGGACTGTTCGCCCTGGGCGGCGCCGTGGCGCGCGTGGTGGAACTGGTGGATTCCGAAGACCAGGGCACCAACAGCCTTGCCTACTACGTGCTGTCCGACGTGGCGCTCACGCAGCGCGTGCTGCGCCTGGCGAACACGCCGCAATACCGCACCGCCTCCGGCACGCCCGTAACCACCATTTCGCGCGCCATCTCCCTGCTCGGTTTCGACAGCGTGAAGACCACGGCGCTGGCCATGCTGCTGGTGGACACCCTCGACAACAGCAAGCATGCGCAAAGCGTGCGGGTGGAACTCGAAGCCTCGCTCTGCGCCAGCCTGGCGGGGCGCGAGGCCTCGCGCAGCGGGCCCTTCGCCGGGGCCGAGGAAGCTTCGATTGGCGCGCTGTTCCGCAATATCGGCCCGCTGCTGGTGGCCTCGCGCGAGCATGAGCGCTTCCGCGAGATCGAGCAGCTGGTGGCCAGCGGCGAGTACACGCAGGCCCAGGCCTCGCAATACATCCTGGGCAGCAGCTACGACAGCCTGTCGGCCGCCATCCTGCGCGAATGGCGCATCCCCGAAGTGATCGTGCGCTCGCTTGCGCCATTGCCGCCCGGGCCGCTCAAGCCCGCGCGCGACAAGGATGAATGGACGCGCCAGGTGGTCTCCTTCGGCAACGACGTGGCGCGGCCCCTGCTGCGCAAGGGCGGCCCCCGGCCGGACGAGCTGCAGGCCATGCGCCAGCGCTACGGCGACGCCCTGAACCTCGGCCGGGAGCAGATGGCGACCCTCTTCGCCAGCGTGCGCAAGAGCATGGCCAGCCTGCTGGACAGCATGCAGCTTGCGCCCCAGGCCGGCGCCGAGCCCGAAGCGCCGGGCCTGCCGGACGTGCTGGCATCGGCCACCATGGACACAGGCATCCAGCAGACAGGCGGCGCGCACCCAAGCGGCAAACCCTTCGACGCGCGCGACCGCCTGCTGGCGGGCGTGCAGGAAGTCACCTCCCTGCGCGTGGCGGGAAGGGCCAAGGTCAACGAGCTGATCCACGTGGTGCTCGACACGCTGTACCGCGGCATGGGCTTCCGCTTCGCCACGGTCTGCCTGAAGGACGTGCAGAGCGGCCAGTACCGCGCCCGCATCGCCTTCGGCGAAGACTACGGCCGCCGCCAGATTGGCTTCTGCTTCGGCGCCGAGGGCGAAGACCTCTTCCACCTCGCCATGAGCAACGACGCCGACCTCATGATCTCGGACGCGAGCGCGGCCAAGATCCAGGCCCTGCTGCCCGACTGGCACCGCAGGCTGCTGCCGGACGCGCGCAGCTTCATCGTGCTGCCGCTGGTCGTGGACGGCAAGCGCCTGGGCCTCTTCTACGCCGACCGCAGCGTGCCCGCTCCCGAAGGCGTGCCGCCGGACGAAGCCTCGCTGATCCGCGCCCTCAAGGGCCAGGTACTGCTGGCGTTGGGCGGCAGTTAG
- a CDS encoding response regulator, whose protein sequence is MTELKSLSALIVEPHAGMRNSLHNMLSLFGMSKIDDVVNSTQAIRALNTRPYDLILCEYELDGGQDGQQLLEDLRHHRLMQPSAMFFMVTGEGQFSKVIGVAELQPNDYILKPFTAESMRERIERALEKRDALLPVHELMELGDHRAAIDFCQEQEAGRFAADFMRLRAENYLMLGEPSRAAPIYAELWDSKAIHWARLGQAKTLFMQGHTEDARGMLEDLLSHNRRFLDAYDWLARTHEAEGRLEQAKAVLSDAVALSPHAIRRLRRLGEVALESGDIDTAEKALRQVVNRARFSEFRDPEDHARLVQTLVRKGDPLQAASVIRDLDKALLSAPNREVCSAIASAMLHDYTGDKERLEQSVAAAITGVRTAPAVSNELKMALALAALSAGKEEVAEEVVREVMRNVSGSQGLARAVDTLDEAGHGEMAQRLAAESRMDVARMVAAGAERAKAGDFQGAVEIMLEAVARLPDNPQVVFNASVAVLKCLEHNGWEDHLGVAALEMIANVRRLDPVNPKLNALSGLYEELLRKYNIRPGRRTAPLRRRRI, encoded by the coding sequence ATGACCGAACTCAAGAGCCTTAGCGCGCTCATCGTCGAACCCCACGCAGGCATGCGCAACAGCCTGCACAACATGCTCAGCCTCTTTGGCATGAGCAAGATCGACGACGTGGTCAATTCCACCCAGGCCATCCGCGCGCTGAACACCCGGCCATACGACCTCATCCTTTGCGAATATGAGCTGGACGGCGGCCAGGACGGCCAGCAGCTCCTCGAAGACCTGCGGCACCACCGCCTCATGCAGCCCTCGGCCATGTTCTTCATGGTGACGGGCGAGGGCCAGTTCAGCAAGGTGATCGGCGTGGCCGAGCTGCAGCCGAACGACTACATCCTCAAGCCCTTCACGGCCGAAAGCATGCGCGAGCGCATCGAGCGCGCACTGGAAAAGCGCGACGCCCTGCTGCCCGTGCACGAGCTCATGGAGCTGGGCGACCACCGCGCCGCCATCGACTTCTGCCAGGAGCAGGAGGCGGGCCGCTTCGCCGCCGACTTCATGCGCCTGCGGGCGGAGAACTACCTGATGCTGGGCGAGCCCTCGCGCGCGGCGCCCATCTATGCCGAGCTGTGGGATAGCAAGGCCATCCACTGGGCCCGCCTGGGCCAGGCCAAGACGCTCTTCATGCAGGGGCATACGGAAGACGCGCGCGGCATGCTGGAAGACCTGCTGAGCCACAACCGGCGCTTCCTCGACGCCTACGACTGGCTGGCCCGCACGCATGAAGCGGAAGGGCGGCTGGAGCAGGCCAAGGCCGTGCTGAGCGACGCCGTGGCCCTGTCGCCGCACGCCATCCGCCGCCTGCGGCGCCTGGGCGAGGTGGCGCTGGAATCGGGCGATATCGACACGGCGGAAAAGGCCCTGCGCCAGGTCGTCAACCGCGCCCGCTTCTCCGAATTCCGCGACCCCGAAGACCACGCCCGCCTGGTGCAGACCCTGGTGCGCAAGGGCGACCCGCTGCAGGCCGCTTCCGTGATCCGCGACCTGGACAAGGCCCTGCTCAGCGCCCCCAACCGCGAAGTGTGCAGCGCCATTGCCTCGGCCATGCTGCACGACTACACGGGCGACAAGGAGCGCCTGGAACAGTCCGTGGCCGCCGCCATCACGGGCGTGCGCACGGCGCCGGCCGTGTCGAACGAGCTGAAGATGGCGCTGGCGCTGGCCGCCTTGAGCGCAGGCAAGGAGGAGGTGGCCGAAGAGGTGGTGCGCGAGGTCATGCGCAACGTCAGCGGCAGCCAGGGCCTGGCCCGCGCCGTGGACACGCTGGACGAAGCGGGCCACGGCGAGATGGCGCAGCGCCTGGCCGCGGAAAGCCGCATGGACGTGGCGCGCATGGTGGCCGCCGGCGCCGAGCGCGCGAAAGCGGGCGACTTCCAGGGCGCGGTGGAGATCATGCTGGAAGCCGTCGCCCGCCTGCCGGACAATCCCCAGGTGGTGTTCAATGCCTCCGTGGCCGTGCTCAAGTGCCTGGAGCACAACGGCTGGGAAGACCACCTCGGCGTTGCCGCCCTCGAAATGATCGCCAATGTGCGCCGCCTCGACCCCGTCAATCCCAAACTCAATGCCCTGAGCGGCCTCTACGAAGAGCTGCTCCGCAAATACAACATCCGTCCCGGCCGCCGCACGGCGCCCTTGCGCAGGCGGCGAATATAA
- a CDS encoding DUF3369 domain-containing protein, with amino-acid sequence MTEPAGSEDDWLLEEEEEQPGDSMPPEQRLWRVLIVDDDQDVHAVTRLALRNVSFKGRELELFSAYSAREGFKILSETPDIALVLLDVVMETDDAGLLLARRIREELHNAIVRVVLRTGQPGQAPEQRVIIEYDINDYKAKTELTTQKLFTTVISALRAYESLNMLERSRVGLGKILAGATNLYQIHSLREFASGVLNQVSAILDVGADGVLCLMQQDTGDTTVVAATGNYSPLAEGEHMPTDHSLWPTIAKAFATKKSQFEHPANVLFIHTQEKRDVAISVTPPWPLAQIQRDLLEVFCERIAAAFDNLYVYGQLRKAQEATVVALADLAEFRDGGVGGHVRRVQRLSTAIAERMKERGVYQDELTPQLLDMIGLASILHDVGKVATPDAILLKPGPHTPEEKTVMQDHANVGRTVLERAAKMVDGPSYLTYGAEIAGAHHEHFDGRGYPNGLKGREIPLSARIVAVVDVFDSLLHERTYKDPWPHPDVMAYIRERSGTQFDPEVVLALADVVARDPDFGA; translated from the coding sequence ATGACGGAACCGGCTGGCAGCGAGGACGATTGGCTGCTTGAGGAAGAGGAGGAGCAGCCAGGCGATTCCATGCCCCCTGAGCAGCGCCTGTGGCGCGTGCTGATCGTGGACGACGACCAGGACGTGCACGCCGTCACCCGCCTGGCCCTGCGCAATGTCTCCTTCAAGGGCCGCGAGCTGGAGCTGTTCTCCGCCTACAGCGCGCGCGAAGGCTTCAAGATCCTGAGCGAAACGCCGGACATCGCCCTCGTGCTGCTGGACGTGGTGATGGAGACGGATGACGCGGGCCTGCTGCTGGCGCGCCGCATCCGCGAGGAGCTGCACAACGCCATCGTGCGCGTGGTGCTGCGCACCGGCCAGCCGGGCCAGGCGCCCGAGCAGCGCGTGATCATCGAGTACGACATCAACGACTACAAGGCGAAGACCGAGCTCACCACCCAGAAGCTCTTCACCACCGTCATTTCCGCCCTGCGCGCCTACGAGAGCCTGAACATGCTCGAACGCAGCCGCGTGGGCCTGGGCAAGATCCTGGCGGGCGCCACCAACCTCTACCAGATCCACTCCCTGCGCGAGTTCGCCTCCGGCGTGCTGAACCAGGTATCCGCCATTCTCGACGTGGGCGCGGACGGCGTGCTCTGCCTCATGCAGCAGGACACGGGCGACACCACCGTCGTGGCCGCCACGGGCAACTACTCGCCCCTGGCCGAAGGCGAGCACATGCCCACCGATCACTCGCTCTGGCCCACCATCGCCAAGGCCTTCGCCACCAAGAAGAGCCAGTTCGAACACCCGGCCAACGTGCTCTTCATCCATACGCAGGAAAAGCGCGACGTCGCCATCTCCGTCACGCCGCCCTGGCCCCTGGCCCAGATCCAGCGCGACCTGCTGGAGGTGTTCTGCGAGCGCATCGCCGCCGCCTTCGACAACCTCTACGTCTACGGCCAGCTGCGCAAGGCGCAGGAAGCCACCGTGGTGGCCCTGGCCGACCTGGCCGAATTCCGCGACGGCGGCGTGGGCGGCCATGTGCGCCGCGTGCAGCGCCTGTCCACCGCCATTGCCGAGCGCATGAAGGAACGCGGCGTCTACCAGGACGAGCTCACGCCGCAACTGCTGGACATGATCGGCCTGGCCAGCATCCTGCACGACGTGGGCAAGGTGGCGACGCCGGACGCCATCCTGCTCAAGCCCGGCCCCCACACGCCCGAGGAAAAGACGGTGATGCAGGACCACGCCAACGTGGGCCGCACCGTGCTGGAACGCGCTGCCAAAATGGTGGACGGGCCCAGCTACCTGACCTATGGCGCGGAAATCGCCGGCGCCCACCACGAGCATTTTGACGGCCGCGGCTATCCGAACGGCCTGAAGGGGCGGGAGATTCCCCTGTCGGCCCGCATCGTGGCCGTGGTGGACGTGTTCGATTCCCTGCTGCACGAGCGCACCTACAAGGACCCGTGGCCGCATCCGGATGTCATGGCCTATATCCGCGAGCGCAGCGGTACGCAGTTCGATCCCGAAGTGGTGCTGGCGCTGGCCGACGTGGTGGCGCGCGACCCCGACTTCGGAGCGTGA